Proteins found in one Phycisphaerae bacterium genomic segment:
- a CDS encoding aspartate aminotransferase family protein, whose product MGTQTVAAGKTTAKRTGKYDPTPYQLDLNEWPKITVPPPGPKSNAMHDATAKIMKGLSGQVRLFPVVFDEGQGCTLTDLDGNKYIDFSSGIYVTTLGHCHPKVSEAVAHWAKRLMNAHDFTTPVKHKLLEKMMEVLPGDFGGVQLYDSGTTAVEAAIRTTRAATGKHEFLSCFADFHGKSGCAVSLARMNNVYGPTRMPGFYMLPRPDTYRPWWTRADGSLDTEKYLEFYDKYITEGTTGQVAGIVLEPIQGWAGSVFPPDDFFPKLRKWCNQRGILLVDDEVLCSIGRCGYWYALEHWDVVPDVLTLGKGFGNGFPVTAMVVRKDYAEAVDKISASTSYGGNPMACAAALASIEVIEEEGLLAHAKELEALFNKRLAKMKQDHKIVGDVRCMGCLMGVELVKDRATKEPFDQAGKMVYQKAFAKGLAWIPAGHILRMSPPIVMPNDVAEKAMDIIDEAIGETAKELGC is encoded by the coding sequence ATGGGTACGCAAACCGTCGCCGCCGGCAAAACGACCGCCAAACGCACCGGCAAGTACGATCCAACCCCGTATCAGCTCGACCTGAACGAGTGGCCCAAGATCACCGTTCCGCCGCCCGGGCCCAAAAGCAACGCGATGCACGATGCCACCGCCAAAATCATGAAGGGCCTCTCCGGCCAGGTCCGACTCTTCCCGGTCGTCTTCGACGAAGGCCAGGGCTGCACCCTGACCGACCTCGACGGCAATAAGTACATCGACTTCTCCAGCGGCATCTACGTGACCACGCTGGGCCACTGCCACCCCAAGGTCTCCGAAGCCGTCGCCCACTGGGCCAAACGCCTCATGAATGCACACGACTTCACCACGCCGGTCAAGCACAAGCTGCTCGAAAAGATGATGGAGGTCCTGCCCGGCGATTTCGGCGGCGTCCAGCTCTACGACTCCGGCACCACCGCCGTCGAAGCCGCCATCCGAACCACTCGCGCCGCCACCGGCAAGCACGAGTTCCTCTCCTGCTTCGCCGATTTCCACGGCAAGAGCGGCTGCGCCGTCTCACTGGCGCGGATGAACAACGTCTACGGCCCGACCCGCATGCCCGGCTTCTACATGCTCCCGCGCCCGGACACCTACCGGCCGTGGTGGACCCGCGCCGACGGATCGCTCGACACTGAAAAGTACCTCGAGTTCTACGACAAGTACATCACCGAAGGCACCACCGGCCAGGTCGCCGGAATCGTCCTCGAACCCATCCAGGGCTGGGCCGGCAGCGTCTTCCCGCCCGATGACTTCTTCCCCAAACTCCGCAAGTGGTGCAATCAGCGGGGCATCCTCCTGGTCGACGACGAGGTCCTCTGCAGCATCGGCCGCTGCGGCTACTGGTACGCCCTGGAGCACTGGGACGTCGTCCCGGACGTCCTGACCCTCGGCAAGGGCTTCGGCAACGGATTCCCCGTCACCGCCATGGTCGTCCGCAAGGACTACGCCGAAGCGGTCGACAAGATCTCCGCCTCCACCAGCTACGGCGGCAACCCCATGGCCTGCGCCGCCGCCCTGGCCTCCATCGAGGTCATCGAGGAGGAGGGCCTGCTCGCCCACGCCAAGGAACTCGAAGCCCTCTTCAACAAACGCCTCGCCAAGATGAAGCAGGATCACAAGATCGTCGGCGACGTCCGCTGCATGGGCTGCCTCATGGGCGTCGAACTGGTCAAGGACCGCGCGACCAAGGAGCCGTTCGACCAGGCGGGCAAGATGGTCTACCAGAAGGCCTTCGCCAAGGGCCTCGCGTGGATTCCCGCCGGCCACATCCTGCGGATGAGCCCGCCCATCGTCATGCCCAACGACGTGGCCGAAAAGGCGATGGACATCATCGACGAAGCCATCGGCGAAACGGCAAAGGAACTGGGCTGCTAG
- a CDS encoding DeoR/GlpR transcriptional regulator has protein sequence MTDREEEILKHLRSSGRLAVGRLAELCDCSAVTVRRGLTALEARNLVVRTPGGAMPVDQVAIEVAFPERLTINADRKERIASAAAEHVKDGQVLLLDNGSSVYLLAEYLAGKQDLTILTFFLPLVNKLSQNNNWKIILTGGQIRNGRGDLVGPLTEEFFAKVYADVAFFGADGLDVETGVWTVDPESARLTQRMCNAAAKRILLADSSKLTRRAAFAAANWDLIDLWITDRQAPADLVAAVRDKGIEIELV, from the coding sequence ATGACTGATCGAGAAGAAGAAATCCTCAAGCACCTCCGCTCCTCCGGACGCTTGGCCGTCGGTCGGCTGGCTGAGCTGTGCGACTGCTCAGCCGTCACCGTCCGCCGGGGCCTGACCGCCCTCGAGGCCCGAAATCTCGTCGTCCGAACGCCTGGCGGGGCCATGCCGGTCGACCAGGTCGCTATCGAAGTGGCCTTCCCAGAACGACTTACAATCAACGCCGACCGCAAAGAGCGCATCGCCTCAGCCGCCGCCGAACATGTCAAGGACGGCCAGGTGCTCCTGCTGGACAACGGTTCGAGCGTCTACCTGCTCGCTGAGTACCTGGCCGGCAAGCAGGATCTGACCATCCTGACCTTCTTCCTGCCCCTGGTGAACAAACTCTCTCAGAACAATAACTGGAAAATCATTCTCACTGGCGGACAGATCCGAAACGGCCGCGGCGACCTGGTCGGCCCGCTGACCGAGGAGTTCTTCGCCAAGGTCTACGCCGACGTGGCCTTCTTCGGAGCCGACGGGCTCGACGTCGAGACGGGAGTCTGGACCGTCGATCCCGAGTCCGCCCGCCTGACCCAGCGGATGTGCAATGCCGCCGCCAAGCGGATCCTGCTGGCCGACAGCAGTAAGCTCACCCGGCGGGCCGCCTTCGCCGCGGCCAACTGGGACCTCATTGACCTGTGGATTACCGACCGCCAGGCCCCAGCCGACCTGGTGGCCGCGGTCCGTGACAAAGGCATCGAAATAGAACTGGTCTAG